One genomic segment of Candidatus Paceibacterota bacterium includes these proteins:
- a CDS encoding mechanosensitive ion channel family protein, giving the protein MKLLKYWIGKAAWLGAVVVSLTAMPLCAAALEAEGAAPATGAGGPKVWLTFGLDLLPGLKLKVMGNPLWQYLAFLIYVLLAFYVSKLLDRLIQGRLKKWAAKSETKLDDLILELLSGPVKVIAFVIFLYVGLRLFAWPQWAAQFISNGLKIVVACSLTYVAVKFVDVLVGFWQQRTEATHEGMVDHQLFPIIRKSLKIFVLVVAVLVTSQNLGMNITGLLASLSIGGLAVGLAAQDTLSNLFGAVMIFADKPFRVGDRIQLDAVDGTVEVIGLRSTRVRNLDGYLVTIPNKTMANATIVNVSKRPNIKTVMNIGVTCDTPAERVELAMRIINEIYRPHPKTADLMVSFNKFESSSLNILVVHWWNSTDAREYAEGFQQLNLELKRRFDAEGINFAFPTQTVYLRQDSEWRLADAKGAVK; this is encoded by the coding sequence ATGAAGTTATTGAAGTATTGGATCGGAAAGGCAGCGTGGCTGGGGGCTGTGGTCGTGTCCCTGACGGCGATGCCGCTATGCGCTGCCGCGCTGGAGGCGGAAGGCGCGGCTCCAGCAACAGGAGCGGGAGGACCTAAAGTGTGGCTCACCTTCGGATTAGACCTTTTGCCGGGCTTGAAGCTCAAGGTGATGGGCAATCCTCTGTGGCAGTACCTGGCTTTCCTGATATATGTGCTGCTGGCGTTCTATGTGTCGAAGCTCCTGGACAGGTTAATCCAGGGGCGGTTGAAGAAATGGGCGGCCAAGTCGGAGACCAAGCTGGACGATCTTATCCTGGAATTGCTCAGTGGGCCGGTAAAGGTAATCGCCTTCGTGATATTCCTCTACGTGGGGTTGCGGCTTTTCGCCTGGCCGCAATGGGCCGCCCAGTTTATCTCCAACGGTCTGAAGATCGTTGTGGCGTGCTCGCTGACTTATGTCGCGGTCAAGTTTGTTGATGTCCTGGTCGGTTTTTGGCAGCAGCGCACAGAGGCGACCCACGAAGGAATGGTGGACCACCAACTGTTTCCCATCATTCGGAAGAGCCTGAAGATATTTGTCCTGGTGGTGGCGGTGCTGGTGACGTCCCAAAACCTGGGCATGAATATTACCGGCCTGTTGGCTTCATTGTCGATCGGGGGGCTGGCGGTCGGCCTGGCCGCGCAGGACACGCTGTCCAATTTGTTCGGCGCGGTGATGATCTTCGCGGACAAGCCCTTCCGGGTCGGGGACCGTATTCAACTTGATGCCGTGGATGGCACGGTCGAAGTTATCGGCCTGCGCAGCACCCGGGTGCGGAACCTGGACGGGTATCTGGTGACGATCCCGAACAAGACCATGGCGAACGCCACGATCGTGAACGTCAGCAAGCGGCCTAATATCAAGACCGTGATGAATATTGGCGTAACTTGCGACACTCCGGCCGAGCGGGTGGAGCTGGCGATGCGAATTATCAACGAGATTTACCGGCCGCACCCGAAGACCGCTGACTTGATGGTTAGCTTTAACAAGTTCGAGAGTTCTTCCCTGAACATCCTCGTTGTGCATTGGTGGAACTCGACTGACGCCAGAGAATACGCAGAGGGCTTCCAGCAGTTGAACCTGGAACTGAAACGGCGCTTCGATGCGGAGGGAATCAACTTTGCCTTTCCGACGCAGACGGTTTACCTGCGGCAGGACTCGGAATGGCGGCTTGCGGACGCGAAGGGCGCGGTTAAATAG
- a CDS encoding MFS transporter, whose product MCSLRVLRTIRKAEYAELVTLFFLQGASLGMWVVPLSTVLDAHGLHAIKPFAFATTALAAFVSPLIFGAMADRRASPVIVLRGLALATAAAMALACTAIKLGWSPWLVLSLIQLHALCSSPTFSISSTIVFARLVDTQREFGPIRAMATLGWMSGCWLVSALGADTSPLAGYSGAVLWVLVAGFTFFLPALAVPPATAHLTWYERLGLDALTLLKNRDHRVVFITSALVCIPLAAFYPYAPPHLRQLGLVHTTAWMTLGQITEVIAMFGLGALLLRWRVKWILAAGLAFGVLRFALSAMDGKTWVLAGVALHGASYTLVTTTAQIYLDQRVPATWRARAQALLSLMNNGFGNLLGYLGTGWWFNVCTQSSTTQWTLFWGGLTAAVGLVMVYFLTAYHGLGSGLLRASRDRPPA is encoded by the coding sequence GTGTGTTCTTTGCGGGTGCTCAGGACGATTCGCAAGGCCGAGTATGCGGAGTTGGTGACGCTGTTCTTCCTCCAGGGAGCCTCGCTGGGCATGTGGGTGGTGCCGCTGAGCACGGTGCTCGATGCCCACGGGCTGCACGCCATCAAACCGTTTGCGTTCGCCACCACGGCCCTGGCCGCGTTCGTTTCGCCGCTGATCTTCGGCGCCATGGCGGATCGGCGGGCTTCGCCCGTGATTGTCCTCCGTGGTCTGGCACTGGCCACGGCGGCGGCGATGGCGCTGGCCTGCACAGCGATTAAGCTGGGCTGGAGTCCCTGGCTCGTGCTCTCGCTGATCCAACTCCACGCGCTTTGTTCGTCGCCGACGTTCAGCATTTCCTCGACGATCGTCTTTGCGCGCCTGGTGGACACGCAGAGGGAGTTTGGCCCTATCCGCGCCATGGCTACGCTGGGCTGGATGAGCGGCTGCTGGCTGGTCAGCGCCTTGGGCGCGGACACGTCTCCGCTGGCCGGTTATAGCGGCGCAGTGCTGTGGGTGCTGGTCGCCGGGTTCACCTTCTTCCTGCCCGCGTTGGCTGTACCCCCGGCAACCGCGCACCTGACGTGGTACGAGCGGCTGGGACTGGACGCGCTCACGCTCCTGAAGAATCGCGACCACCGCGTCGTCTTCATCACCTCGGCGCTGGTCTGCATTCCGCTGGCGGCCTTTTATCCGTATGCGCCGCCGCACTTGCGCCAACTCGGCCTGGTGCACACGACCGCGTGGATGACCCTTGGCCAGATTACCGAGGTCATCGCCATGTTCGGCCTCGGCGCGCTGCTGCTGCGGTGGCGGGTGAAATGGATCCTGGCTGCCGGCCTGGCGTTTGGCGTGTTGCGATTTGCCTTAAGCGCAATGGACGGTAAGACGTGGGTCCTTGCCGGCGTGGCGCTGCACGGGGCGTCCTACACGTTGGTCACAACCACGGCACAGATCTATCTCGACCAGCGTGTCCCCGCCACTTGGCGCGCGCGGGCGCAGGCGCTGCTATCGCTGATGAACAACGGCTTCGGCAACCTGCTGGGCTACCTGGGCACCGGTTGGTGGTTCAACGTCTGCACGCAATCGTCCACCACGCAATGGACGTTGTTTTGGGGCGGCCTCACCGCAGCCGTCGGGCTCGTGATGGTCTACTTCCTCACCGCCTACCACGGATTAGGCTCGGGCCTCCTGCGCGCCAGTCGGGACCGGCCGCCGGCCTGA
- a CDS encoding DUF2961 domain-containing protein translates to MNTRILGLGLALAFCAQATAQLSPGNSLAGLEQLKNFESMRASSCDKDWRNGNADARPIEPGGTLVLADLRGPGMIAHFWNTIAHQAPFYSRLLTLRIYWDGEKNPSVECPIGDFFGIGHGLDKSFVSLPIKVSSDGRGRNCYWPMPFRKSARITVTNESDKRCDAFYYYLDWQQYKSLPKNTVYFHAMYRQEHPCVMGRNYLLADIEGRGHYVGTVQSVQNVSSGWYGEGDDFFFIDGEVEPRLRGTGTEDYFCDGWGFRPHDGPYYGVPLWEGYAPGNRGSVYRFHLPDPVPFRKSLRVEIEHKGSQEFPDGKGSGFIERDDLMSSVAFWYQTEPHKPWPALPPGPERLAEQTMQLLTGWKAVPTARHSDHPIQVQDLPGISKEGKQLFFTPKDDKGWVECAFELSKDFTAHLWGKFIHSHDYGIYRVTLDGKELAVVDLYSAETRRQSDHWGVHKLGAGTHVLRLECRGKSDQSTGYYLGLDSFAAVVPAYERPPGFDLRKIQK, encoded by the coding sequence ATGAACACACGCATTTTAGGTTTGGGACTCGCGCTGGCTTTCTGCGCACAGGCAACGGCTCAACTATCACCTGGCAATTCGCTGGCAGGGCTCGAGCAACTCAAGAATTTCGAGTCCATGCGCGCATCGTCGTGCGACAAGGATTGGCGCAACGGGAACGCGGACGCGCGCCCGATCGAGCCCGGTGGCACGCTCGTGCTGGCGGACCTCAGGGGCCCCGGCATGATCGCGCACTTCTGGAACACCATCGCCCACCAGGCGCCGTTCTATTCGCGGCTGCTGACGCTGCGCATCTACTGGGATGGAGAGAAGAACCCCAGCGTCGAGTGTCCCATCGGGGACTTCTTCGGCATCGGCCACGGGTTGGACAAGTCTTTCGTTTCGCTGCCGATCAAGGTCTCCTCGGACGGCCGCGGGCGAAACTGCTATTGGCCCATGCCCTTCCGCAAATCGGCGCGCATTACCGTTACCAACGAAAGCGATAAGCGCTGCGACGCTTTCTACTACTACCTCGACTGGCAGCAGTATAAGTCGCTGCCGAAGAACACCGTTTACTTCCATGCCATGTACCGCCAGGAGCACCCCTGCGTGATGGGCCGCAACTACCTGCTGGCTGACATCGAGGGCCGCGGCCACTACGTGGGCACCGTGCAGAGCGTTCAGAACGTGTCTTCCGGCTGGTACGGCGAGGGCGACGATTTCTTTTTCATTGATGGGGAGGTCGAGCCGCGCCTGCGCGGGACGGGTACGGAGGACTACTTCTGCGATGGCTGGGGTTTCCGCCCGCATGACGGACCTTACTACGGCGTGCCGCTTTGGGAGGGGTACGCACCCGGCAACCGCGGCTCGGTTTACCGCTTTCATCTTCCCGACCCGGTGCCCTTTAGAAAATCACTGCGCGTGGAGATCGAACACAAAGGCTCACAGGAGTTCCCAGATGGCAAAGGGAGCGGGTTTATTGAGCGCGATGACCTGATGTCCTCAGTGGCGTTCTGGTACCAGACCGAGCCGCACAAGCCTTGGCCTGCGCTGCCGCCCGGGCCGGAGCGGTTGGCCGAGCAAACGATGCAGTTGCTCACGGGCTGGAAGGCGGTGCCAACCGCCAGGCACTCAGATCACCCGATCCAGGTGCAGGATTTGCCGGGCATCTCAAAGGAGGGCAAGCAACTGTTCTTCACCCCGAAGGATGACAAGGGCTGGGTGGAATGTGCGTTTGAACTGAGCAAGGACTTCACGGCGCATCTGTGGGGCAAGTTCATCCACTCCCATGACTACGGCATCTACCGCGTCACCCTCGACGGCAAAGAACTAGCCGTGGTGGACCTTTACAGCGCGGAGACCCGGCGGCAATCGGACCACTGGGGTGTGCACAAGCTCGGCGCCGGCACGCATGTCTTGCGCCTGGAGTGCAGAGGCAAGTCAGACCAATCTACTGGCTACTATCTCGGCTTGGATTCTTTCGCCGCTGTCGTGCCGGCGTACGAGCGGCCGCCGGGCTTCGATTTGCGGAAGATTCAGAAGTAA
- a CDS encoding uroporphyrinogen decarboxylase family protein, with protein MNTEQLYQQRLNRYITAMRNEKPDMIPLRPFVAEFTAKYAGYTCQEVAHDYNKAFEAAIKTAKDFGWEAIVPNMVYVWTGLAQAVGLRYYGIPGINIPHTTGFNYIEPPEDQAWMRADEYDALIADPTAFLYNVWLPRVSTEVSKIGQPATYRNNLSFVKGAMAMLSYFYAFGPQVARMRSECGTASAISGIFKAPFDILSDKLRGFVGLTMDMATQPQKVRQACEALMPHLCHVGLTTADPGKQVPIGFWMHRGCVPFISPKTFASHNWPTLRPIIEEFWKNGHQTLFYAEGKWHHHFDAFRELPDRSIVFHCDQDDIFHAHRKLHDKFALSGGIPNVLLSYGKPDEVRAFCRRVIDEVARDGGYIMDAGAIMQDDTSIENLRVMTDTARQYGVYAAGSYQTPTSMPPCDLPSTAGDRKQINGMLGQPAPRVRPGVCFSWEDRVKDLPEITGSPELIRKIWEDIDGFGNMYIWQLLLSF; from the coding sequence ATGAATACCGAGCAACTCTACCAACAGCGCCTTAACCGTTACATCACGGCCATGCGCAACGAGAAGCCGGACATGATCCCGCTTCGACCCTTTGTCGCCGAGTTCACCGCCAAGTACGCCGGCTACACCTGCCAGGAGGTCGCGCACGACTACAACAAGGCCTTCGAAGCGGCCATCAAGACTGCCAAGGATTTCGGCTGGGAAGCAATCGTGCCGAACATGGTCTATGTCTGGACGGGGCTGGCGCAGGCGGTGGGGCTGCGCTATTACGGCATCCCCGGCATCAACATTCCCCACACGACGGGTTTCAACTACATCGAACCGCCCGAAGACCAGGCTTGGATGCGCGCCGATGAATACGATGCGCTCATCGCCGATCCCACCGCCTTTCTATACAACGTCTGGCTCCCGCGCGTATCCACCGAGGTCAGCAAGATCGGCCAGCCCGCCACTTACCGGAATAACCTATCGTTTGTGAAGGGCGCGATGGCCATGCTTTCCTACTTTTACGCCTTCGGGCCCCAGGTCGCGCGGATGCGCTCCGAGTGCGGCACCGCCTCCGCCATCTCCGGTATCTTCAAGGCGCCGTTTGACATTCTCAGCGACAAGCTTCGGGGCTTCGTTGGCCTGACGATGGACATGGCCACCCAGCCGCAAAAAGTCCGCCAAGCCTGCGAAGCGCTCATGCCTCACCTCTGCCACGTGGGACTGACCACCGCCGACCCGGGAAAGCAAGTCCCCATCGGCTTCTGGATGCACCGCGGCTGCGTGCCGTTCATCAGCCCGAAGACCTTCGCCTCGCACAACTGGCCCACGCTCAGGCCGATCATCGAGGAGTTCTGGAAGAACGGCCACCAGACTCTCTTCTACGCCGAAGGCAAGTGGCATCATCACTTCGACGCCTTCCGCGAGCTGCCCGACCGCAGCATCGTGTTCCACTGCGACCAGGACGACATCTTCCACGCCCACCGCAAGCTGCACGACAAGTTCGCCCTTAGCGGCGGCATTCCCAATGTGCTGCTCAGCTATGGGAAGCCGGACGAAGTCCGCGCCTTCTGCCGACGCGTGATTGACGAAGTCGCCCGCGACGGCGGCTACATCATGGACGCCGGCGCCATCATGCAGGACGACACCAGCATCGAGAACCTGCGCGTCATGACCGACACCGCGCGCCAATACGGCGTCTATGCGGCCGGCAGTTACCAGACGCCGACTTCGATGCCCCCCTGCGACCTGCCTTCGACCGCCGGGGATCGCAAACAGATCAACGGCATGCTCGGCCAGCCCGCGCCGCGCGTGCGGCCCGGCGTCTGTTTCTCATGGGAAGACCGCGTCAAGGACCTGCCCGAGATCACCGGCAGCCCGGAGCTCATCCGCAAGATCTGGGAAGACATTGATGGCTTCGGCAACATGTACATCTGGCAACTTCTCCTGAGCTTCTGA
- a CDS encoding isoamylase early set domain-containing protein: MRAFAYHKPLRAINFICHAPQAKAVTLVGDFNQWDPASLPMKQMPDRSWLLTVELKHGHHRYAFLVDGVLTLDPHAQGVTRNDKGERVCLVPVS; the protein is encoded by the coding sequence ATGCGTGCATTTGCTTATCACAAGCCGCTCCGGGCAATTAACTTCATCTGCCATGCGCCGCAAGCCAAGGCCGTTACCCTGGTCGGCGATTTCAACCAATGGGACCCCGCCTCGCTGCCGATGAAACAGATGCCCGACCGTTCGTGGCTGCTCACGGTCGAATTGAAGCATGGGCACCATCGCTACGCCTTCCTGGTGGATGGGGTCCTGACCCTTGACCCCCACGCCCAAGGCGTCACCCGCAACGACAAAGGGGAACGCGTTTGCCTCGTGCCGGTGAGTTGA
- the rpmI gene encoding 50S ribosomal protein L35 gives MRRPKGVKTKKSVAKRFKITAGGKVVRHSAGRRHLCQSKGPKRRRGLRGPAAVHPTDEYRIKQNLMFSH, from the coding sequence ATGCGACGTCCAAAAGGTGTCAAAACCAAGAAGTCCGTGGCCAAGCGGTTCAAGATCACGGCCGGCGGGAAAGTGGTGCGCCACAGTGCCGGCCGGCGGCACTTGTGCCAGTCCAAGGGCCCCAAGCGCCGCCGTGGCCTCCGCGGGCCCGCCGCGGTTCACCCGACCGATGAGTATCGCATAAAGCAGAACCTGATGTTCAGCCACTGA
- the rplT gene encoding 50S ribosomal protein L20 has translation MRVTNAPASRKRRTRMIRAAKGFRMRRSRLYRYASDAVDHGRVYAYRDRKTKKRNFRALWQIRINSAARAAGTTYSRFMEGLKAAKVALDRKILADLAATDAAAFSELVKVAQDALKTKAAKA, from the coding sequence ATGCGCGTTACCAACGCCCCAGCTTCCCGCAAACGCCGCACCCGGATGATCCGCGCCGCCAAAGGCTTCCGGATGCGCCGCTCCCGGCTTTATCGCTACGCCTCTGATGCCGTTGACCATGGCCGCGTTTACGCCTACCGTGACCGGAAAACCAAGAAGCGCAATTTCCGCGCGCTGTGGCAAATCCGCATCAATTCTGCCGCCCGCGCCGCCGGCACGACCTATAGCCGCTTCATGGAAGGCTTGAAGGCCGCCAAGGTCGCCCTCGACCGCAAGATTCTCGCAGACCTCGCGGCGACGGACGCCGCGGCGTTTAGCGAGCTAGTCAAAGTCGCCCAAGACGCCCTGAAGACTAAGGCCGCCAAGGCTTGA
- the pheS gene encoding phenylalanine--tRNA ligase subunit alpha has product MAGFLDQIEPLKQATLAELRSAPNLAALELARVNCLGSNGKFTALMKQLGGLPKEEKPAAGKAINSAKVEVEAALAQRRGELELKAALPQEPTDFTLPGRRRVLGKLHPLTQVTEDIVRSFRKIGFVVADGPEVEDDYHCFDALNTPADHPARDTQDTFYLKPEPGGTPPLLLRTHTSSVQIRVMEKQQPPVRIIVPGRCYRRDNADATHNPTFHQVEGLYVDRNVTVGDLKGTVEFVFKELMGEETRIRFRPHYFSYTEPSFEIDFSSQVTRRMGKEWLEIAGCGMVHPQVLENVGYDSEAWTGWAFGFGIERIAMIRYGINDIRLFYENDLRFLRQF; this is encoded by the coding sequence ATGGCTGGATTCCTGGACCAAATCGAACCTCTGAAACAGGCGACGCTCGCCGAGCTGCGCAGCGCGCCTAACCTGGCGGCGTTGGAGCTGGCGCGCGTCAACTGCCTTGGCTCGAACGGCAAGTTCACCGCCCTGATGAAACAACTGGGCGGCCTGCCCAAAGAGGAGAAGCCTGCCGCCGGCAAAGCCATCAATAGCGCCAAAGTCGAGGTCGAGGCCGCGCTGGCCCAGCGCCGCGGCGAACTGGAACTCAAGGCGGCGCTGCCTCAGGAGCCGACTGATTTCACCTTGCCAGGCCGCCGCCGCGTGCTCGGAAAGCTCCACCCGCTGACGCAAGTTACCGAGGACATTGTGCGCAGCTTCCGCAAGATCGGGTTCGTCGTGGCCGACGGTCCCGAGGTGGAGGACGATTACCACTGCTTCGACGCCTTGAACACGCCGGCAGATCACCCGGCGCGGGATACACAAGACACCTTCTATCTGAAGCCGGAGCCGGGCGGAACGCCTCCCCTGCTCCTCCGCACCCACACTTCTTCGGTCCAAATCCGGGTTATGGAGAAGCAGCAGCCGCCGGTGCGCATCATCGTGCCGGGGCGCTGCTATCGCCGGGACAACGCCGACGCCACGCACAACCCCACGTTTCACCAGGTGGAGGGGCTTTACGTGGACCGCAACGTAACCGTGGGCGACCTTAAGGGCACGGTCGAGTTTGTGTTCAAGGAATTGATGGGCGAGGAGACGCGCATTCGCTTTCGGCCTCACTACTTCAGCTACACCGAGCCGAGCTTCGAGATTGATTTCAGCAGCCAGGTGACGCGCCGGATGGGCAAGGAATGGCTGGAGATCGCCGGCTGCGGCATGGTGCATCCGCAGGTCCTGGAGAACGTCGGCTACGACTCGGAAGCCTGGACCGGCTGGGCCTTCGGCTTCGGCATCGAGCGCATCGCCATGATCCGCTACGGCATCAACGACATCCGCCTCTTTTACGAGAATGACCTGCGATTTCTCCGGCAGTTCTGA
- the pheT gene encoding phenylalanine--tRNA ligase subunit beta, giving the protein MKVTFNWLKQYVEFDWSPAELAERLTMLGLEVETVQKLGGEFEGIVVAQVITRDKHPNADKLSLCRVNDGQGERQIVCGAQNFKAGDKVPLILPGASLPAKPGEAPFTIKVGKIRGVESHGMMCSPQELGMGDEVQGLLILREDARVGQPFAEYLGRTGSDVVYDLEITPNRPDLNSVIGIAREISAATGNPLRLPLVQFNEAGRQVEELAQVRIEDPELCPRYTARVITGVKIAGSPDWLKSTLEKVGVRSINNVVDVTNYVMLETGQPLHAFDYHLLATASGAACPTIVVRRAGESEKFMTLDGQERTLTSQMLLIADETKAVALAGVMGGQNSEINLNTVDVLLESACFKPQNIRATSKKLDLRTESSYRYERGADVGICDWASQRAAQLILETAGGTLAQGVVDAYPKPFTPRLINLRHPQTDAVLGVVVPVERQIDCLQRLGLEVETAPGIAPTTGVRTPHATAFRVPSFRVDLKREIDLIEEVARLYGTDKIPATPPRGAVGANAYDAVHDQLAEARRILTGLGLFETQGQTLISETAGKLVAGEALVALSNPLSSDMNVLRPSLLPCLLDALRHNVNRKTYDAALFEVGRVFTQTAGQRREERRVAIALTGQRNSLFWSGGEREAKLDLYDLKGMIEEFLEQFGLRGMNYVRRADSTALFLESATVHLGRFQLGEFGQLLPPLARQYDLRDAVLLAELNLDLLLARRNNAKTFRSLPAFPAIRRDVAMVLPEATTYDTILQVVKQAKPANLEAAELFDVFRGKNVPAGQKSMAYAFTYRHTERTLTDAEVNAVHEKLVAQLKQKLLAVVRE; this is encoded by the coding sequence ATGAAAGTTACCTTTAACTGGCTCAAACAATACGTGGAGTTCGACTGGTCGCCAGCCGAACTGGCCGAGCGGCTCACCATGCTTGGCCTGGAAGTCGAAACCGTCCAGAAGCTCGGGGGCGAGTTCGAAGGCATTGTTGTCGCGCAGGTCATCACCAGGGACAAGCACCCCAACGCGGACAAGCTCAGCCTCTGCCGCGTCAACGATGGCCAGGGCGAGCGCCAGATCGTCTGCGGCGCACAGAACTTCAAGGCCGGCGACAAGGTGCCGCTCATCCTGCCCGGCGCCAGCCTGCCGGCCAAGCCGGGCGAGGCGCCCTTCACCATCAAGGTTGGCAAGATTCGCGGCGTCGAATCGCACGGCATGATGTGCTCGCCGCAGGAACTCGGGATGGGAGACGAAGTGCAGGGACTGCTTATCCTGCGTGAGGATGCCAGGGTCGGCCAGCCGTTCGCGGAATACCTTGGCCGGACCGGCAGTGACGTCGTTTATGACTTGGAAATCACGCCCAACCGTCCTGACCTCAACAGCGTAATTGGCATTGCCCGCGAGATAAGCGCTGCGACTGGGAATCCGCTCAGACTGCCCCTGGTGCAGTTCAACGAAGCCGGCCGTCAGGTCGAGGAGTTGGCGCAGGTACGGATTGAGGATCCCGAATTGTGCCCCCGTTATACCGCCCGCGTGATTACTGGCGTCAAGATCGCCGGCAGCCCGGATTGGCTGAAAAGCACCTTGGAGAAAGTCGGCGTCCGCAGCATCAACAATGTGGTGGACGTCACCAACTACGTGATGCTCGAAACAGGCCAGCCGCTGCATGCATTTGACTACCATTTACTGGCCACTGCGAGCGGAGCGGCCTGCCCCACCATCGTGGTCCGCCGCGCCGGCGAGAGCGAGAAGTTCATGACCTTGGACGGCCAGGAGCGCACTTTGACCAGCCAGATGCTCCTGATTGCCGATGAAACCAAGGCCGTCGCGCTGGCGGGCGTCATGGGGGGCCAGAACAGCGAGATCAATCTCAACACGGTGGATGTGCTCCTTGAGAGCGCTTGCTTCAAGCCCCAGAACATCCGGGCCACGTCCAAGAAGCTCGACCTGCGCACCGAATCCTCGTATCGCTACGAGCGCGGGGCCGACGTCGGCATTTGTGATTGGGCCAGCCAGCGCGCGGCGCAGTTGATCCTGGAAACCGCGGGCGGCACGCTGGCGCAGGGCGTCGTGGATGCCTACCCCAAGCCCTTTACCCCCAGGCTAATCAATCTGCGTCACCCCCAGACGGACGCCGTGCTTGGCGTCGTGGTCCCCGTGGAGCGGCAGATTGACTGTTTGCAGCGGCTCGGCTTGGAGGTTGAGACCGCTCCGGGCATCGCTCCGACCACGGGGGTGCGCACGCCCCATGCGACGGCCTTCCGCGTACCCTCATTCCGGGTGGACTTGAAGCGCGAGATTGACCTCATCGAGGAAGTCGCCCGTCTCTACGGCACGGACAAGATCCCCGCCACGCCACCGCGTGGGGCCGTCGGCGCCAACGCCTACGACGCCGTCCACGATCAACTGGCTGAAGCGCGGCGAATCCTGACGGGCCTGGGCTTGTTCGAAACACAAGGACAGACCCTGATTTCCGAGACTGCCGGCAAGCTGGTGGCGGGCGAAGCCCTGGTCGCCCTATCCAATCCCTTGAGCAGCGACATGAACGTGCTGCGCCCGAGCCTGCTGCCATGCCTCCTCGATGCGCTGCGGCATAACGTCAACCGCAAGACCTATGATGCCGCCTTGTTCGAAGTCGGCCGCGTTTTCACCCAAACCGCCGGCCAGCGCCGCGAAGAACGCCGCGTGGCCATCGCCTTGACCGGCCAGCGCAACTCGCTCTTTTGGAGCGGTGGGGAGCGCGAGGCAAAGCTCGATCTCTACGACCTGAAGGGCATGATCGAGGAGTTCCTGGAGCAGTTTGGCCTGCGGGGGATGAACTACGTCCGCCGGGCGGATAGCACGGCGCTCTTCCTGGAGTCCGCCACCGTTCACCTCGGCCGATTTCAGCTCGGCGAGTTCGGCCAATTGCTGCCCCCGCTGGCCAGGCAGTACGATTTGCGCGACGCCGTCCTGCTCGCCGAACTGAATCTCGACCTGCTCCTGGCCCGTCGTAACAACGCCAAGACCTTTCGCTCTCTACCGGCCTTCCCAGCCATCCGCCGCGACGTGGCCATGGTCCTGCCCGAGGCGACTACCTACGACACCATCCTCCAAGTCGTCAAGCAGGCCAAGCCGGCCAATCTGGAGGCAGCCGAACTGTTCGACGTGTTCCGCGGCAAGAACGTTCCCGCGGGGCAAAAGAGCATGGCCTACGCCTTCACCTATCGGCACACGGAGCGAACGCTCACCGACGCCGAAGTCAACGCGGTCCATGAGAAGCTGGTGGCCCAGTTGAAACAGAAGCTGCTGGCCGTCGTGCGGGAGTAG